GCGACAGTGCGCGCCGGCCCCGGTCGCGCGCCGTCGAGCAGGTCGTTCCAGAAGACCGACCATCCGCCGGCGATGGCGCGACCGATCCCCGGTGCGGTGAGGAGACGTCCCGTCGCCGCGACGGCGCGCGGGTGCGGCAGCAGCGCGGCATGGAACGGCGCCGCGACGGACTGATACGGCAGGAACGTCGCGGCGAGGAACCGGCGATAGCGGGCTGCCGCGACCCCGGGCCCTTGGAGCACGAGCTCGGCGGCCGCGCGCCCACTCGCCATCGCCTGTGAGATCCCCTCGCCCTGAAGCGGGTTGACGAGGCCCGCGGCATCGCCGACGAGCAGGACCCGACCACGCGCCGGCACGGTGCCGACCATCCCCAGCTTGAGCCAACCTCCGAGGCGGCGCGCGACGCGCGCCCGTGCGTGGTCGACGATGCCCGTGCGATCGAGATGTGCGAGGAACGCGTCGAAGTCGCGCGTGACCGGGGCCGCGGCGGCGCGGTCGGCGAGCACGCCGATCCCGAGCCCGACATTGGCGCGACCCTCGACGTCGCCCGGGAACGCCCACCCGTAGCCGGGGAGTGCGCGCCACGGCTCCGGTTCCCACAGGTGGATGCGCGGCGCGGTGATCTCGGCGTCGACGTAGGCGCGCAGCGCGAACCCCCAGAGCACACGCCGGTCGTCGACCAGTCCGGCAGCCGCCGCGACGCGACTCGTCGCGCCGTCCGCACCCAGCACGACGTCGCCCGTCACGACGTCGCCGCTCGACAGCTCGAACCCCGCCAGCCCGTCCGCACAGACGGGGCGCTCCGCTCGCGCGACGTACGGACGGGCGCCGGCCGACACCGCGGCGTCGTGGAGCCGCGCGTCGAGCTCGGTGCGCGGCGACACGATCGCGTGGCCGGGATAGCTCGTGCCGGGGAAGCACGGCAGCCGCACCGAACGCCCGGTCGGCCCCGCGACGACCATGTCACCCGCCTGCCGTGCACCGGTCGTGTCGATCCCGACCTCCCGCAGCAGCTGCACCCCCCGCGGCCCGACGAGGTCACCGCACGCCTTGTCGCGCGGGAACGGCGCCTTGTCGACGAGCGCGACGCGCGCGCCGCCGCGCGCGAGCACCAGCGCGGCGACGCTTCCCGCGGGACCCGAACCGACGACGAGGGCGTCGAACCGGTGCTCGGCCACCCGGTCCTCCTCTCGGGAAGCGCCCTACTCTACGGGCGTGCCGTCGGTCCGGGATGCCCGGCGAGAACGGGAGCGCGGCCGCGAACCGCACGACTTCGCGCAGCGCCTCTTCACCGGCCTGCCGCGGCGCTACGACGTGCTCGAGGACGTCCTCTCGCTCGGTCAGAACCGCCGCTGGCGGCGCGAGATGCTCGACCACGTCGTCCCCGCCGATCCCGCGCAGATCCTCGACGTCGCGACCGGCACGGCCGGCGTCGCGCTCGAGCTCGTCGCGCAGACCGCCGGACGCGTCGTCGGTGTGGACGTGACCGACGCGATGCTGCGCCGCGGTCAGGTGAACGTCGCACGGGCGGACGCGCCCGATCGCGTCCAGCTCGTGCTCGGCACCGCGGAGCGGCTGCCGTTCCCGGACGCGACGTTCGACGCCCTGACGTTCACCTACCTGCTGCGTTACGTCTCGGATCCGCGGGACACGCTCCGCGAGCTCGCACGCGTGCTGAAGCCCGGTGCGCCGATGGCGAGCCTGGAGTTCCACGTCCCGCCGAACCCGTTCTGGCGGTTCTGGTGGTGGGTGTACACGCGCGGCGTGCTGCCCGCCGCGGGTGCCCTCGCCGGACGCGCGTGGTTCGACGTCGGACGGTTCCTGGGCCCGAACATCTCTGCGCACTACCGCGCCCATCCGGTCGCGGCGACGCTCGCCGCCTGGCGCGACGCCGGCATGGAGGGCGTCGACGCGCGGTTGATGAGCCTGGGCGGCGGCGTCGTCATGTGGGGAACCAGGCGTGACTGACACCGACCGACCTCGCCCCGCGTTCTACGCAGCACGCGTGGGCGGTTGGCGCGACTGGTGGACGATCCTGCATCCGCCCTACACCGCGTGGCACCTGTCGTACGTCGTCATCGGTGCGACCCTCGCCCCGCATCTCGACGGCGTCCGGCTGATCGCGACGCTGTTCGCGTTCTTCTGCGCGGTCGGCGTCGCCGCGCACGCGCTCGACGAGGTGCACGGCCATCCGTTGCACACGCGGCTCTCGGACCACACGCTCTGGTTCGCGGCCGGCGTCGGGACCGCCGCCGCGGTCGCGCTCGGCATCGCGGGGCTCGGCCGGGTCGGCCCGGCACTCGGCGCGTTCATCGCGGTCGGCACCGTGCTGCTCTTCGGGTACAACCTCGAGCTCTTCGGCGGACGCCTGCACAACGATGTCGGCTTCGCGGCCGCGTGGGGCGCGTTCCCGGTGCTCACGAGCTACTTCGTGCAGAGCGCGCGAGTCGACGCGGTCGCCGTCGTCGCGGCCGGCGCCGCGTTCGGGCTGTCGCTCGCGCAGCGGAGCCTCAGCACACCGGCACGCTTCCTGCGCCGTCACGTCGAGCGCGTCTCCGGTGAGGTGCGGGCCGACGACGGCACCGTCCGTGCGCTCGACGCGCGAACCCTGCTCCGCCCGCTCGAACGCGCGCTCGGGACCTTGTCGTGGAGCGTCGTCGCGTTGGCGGTGGCGCTCGTGCTCGTCAAGACCCGGTAGCGCATCGTGACGTCCGTGCCGTCGACGTCCGTGCCATCGACTCGGCGTACGATATCGCGATACGTTATCGTGCTCCGATATCAGGTTGTGAGGGGTCATGGTCGTCAACGTCCGCTACATCGTCGACGACGTCGACGTCGCCGTCGCGTTCTACACCGAGCACTTCGGCTTCGAGGTGCTGTCGCAGGCGGGCCCCGCGTTCGCGGATGTCGCTCGCGGTGACCTGCGACTGCTGCTGAGCGGGCCGAACAGCTCGGCGGGAAGGGCGATGGCCGACGGCACACGTCCGGCGCCGGGCGGGTGGAACCGGATCCACTTCGTCGTCGAGGACCTCGACGCCGAGATCGACCGGCTCACGCGAGCCGGGCTCCAGCCGCGCAACCCTGTCGTCACCGGCCCCGGTGGTTCACAGATCCTGTTCCCCGATCCCTCCGGGAACCTCGTCGAGCTGTTCCAGCCGGCCGGCTGAGCGCGCGAATGGATCTCGTGCGCGACTTCCGCAGGGGTGCGGTCGCGGTGCACGTGCTCCACCATGCGGCAGAGGACTACGTGCACGGAGCGTGGCTCAGCGAGGAGCTCGCGCGACACGGCCATCGCATCTCACCCGGCACGCTGTACCCGCTGCTGCACCGGATGGTCGACGCGGGGCTCCTGACCGACCACGAAGAGGTCGTGAACGGTCGCGTGCTCCGGTGCTACCGCGCGACACGCGCGGGTCGGCGAGCGCTCACCGAGCTGCGCCGTTCGATCGGGGAGCTCGTCGAGGAGGTTGCCGTGGTTCCTCGCGCGGCCGCTCGGCGCAGCGTGCGGTCGTCCGGCAGCACCTAGAGTCCGCGCGTGGCGCGCGGCGACGAGGTCCGTGCGTCGCGCCCGAGGCGGCGGGGGTGGTCGCGTGGTGAGCACGACGCACAACGCGGGGACGTGGGACCGGTACGCCTGGGCGGCGGGCATCGTCTTCGTCGTCGCGCTCGTCGCCGAGTCCGTGATCGGCGGCAGCATTCCGATCAACCACAACGATTCGGCGGCGAAGATCGCGACCGCGCTCGATGCGCACCGCACGCAGCTGCTCGTGATCGCCGGGCTGTCAGCCGTCTACTCCGTCGCGTTCTCGATCTACGTCTGGAAGCTCTACGACTTCCTCTCAGGAAGCGAACGGACCAGGCGTGTCGCCGTGCTGGTGCTCGTCGGCGGTGTGCTGATGATCGCGCTCCACGCGGTGAGTGACCTGGGGATCACCGGCCTCCTCGGAGGGAAGCTCGCGTCATACAGCGCGCACCACGATCACGGCATCTCCTACACGCTCTACCTCCTGACGTTCGCGATCGACAGCGTGGGCGACGTCTTCGGCAGCATCTTCCTCGCCGCGGCAGGTCTGTTGACACTCCGCGGCGCGCTGCTGCCACGGTGGATCGCGTGGGTGGCGATCGTCGCCGCGGTGACGCTCTTCCTCCAGGCCTTCGGCCTCGGCGGCCTGATCGCGACGTTCGGTCTGGTGCTCGACCTCATCGGCTTCGCGCTGTTCCTGGTCTTCGTGCTCGCGAGCAGCGTGATCCTGATGCGCCGCGAGACGGCTCCGCGAACAACGGCGGCCTGACCGCGCGACGCGCTGCTCAGTCGCTCGGCGCGCCGTACTCCGCGTCCGTGACGTGCTCGCCCCATTCCGCGTCGCCCTCCGAGACCGCGAGGTGCGTCATGAAGTGGTCGGGAGCGGCGCCGTGCCAGTGCCACTCGTGACCCGGCGTGAACACGACGTCCCCGGGACGGATCGTGACGACGGGTTCGCCGCGCGACTGCACGCGTCCCTCGCCTTCCGTGACGGAGAGCGTCTGACCGATCGCGTGGGAGTGCCATGCCGTGCGCGCGCCCGGCGTGAAGCGCACGAAGGCGACGCTCAGGGCTGTGTCGGCGCGGCCGGTCGCGATGGCGTCGATCCACACCGCGCCGGTGAACCACTCGTCGGGACCCTTGGCGGTCGGTCTGCTCGGCTGGACGTCCATGGCTGCTCCTTCCCGTGTCGCGAGGTCACGCGCCCGGCTCGTAGCCTCCCCGGCGCAGCACGTCGTCAGTCGATTCCGAAGCTGTTGACCCTCTCGGGGTACAGGCGGATGAACGCGTCGCCGAACCCGGGTCCGAAGCCGGCGCCGCCCGTGGGCACGGCTTCCGCGCGGCCACGGATCTCCAGCATCCGCGGCGTCCACGGGTCTGTGGACACGAGATCGTCGACGACGATCGCGGCCCAGCCGTTGGCCCGGACGTCGCGGTACTTCTTCGTCGTCGCGACGTGGAGCCCACCCATGTCGATCGTCCCGAGCTCCCGGTTGTAGCGGAACGACGTGGGGACCACGTGCGGCCGGCCGTCGGCGCCGGCCGTCGCGATCCGTCCCAGTCGCTGGCTGTCGAGGTACTCGATCTGTGCCGCGGTCAACTCGGTCATGCGGGGGTCAACACGCCGGACGTCCGCGGTACTCCCGCCCGCGGTCCCGCCGGTTCGCGCCAACATGTGGCGGTCCGCGACGCCGGTGGGAGGGGAACCGATGAAGGCCATGCGCCTGGAGGACGGTGAGCTGCACCTCCGCGACCTCCCGACACCCGAGCCGCGCCACGACGAGGCGCGGGTGCGGATCACGACGGCCGGTGTCTGTCACTCCGACCTGCACCTCGTGCGCGGCGACTGGGCCGGCATCCCGCGGTCGGGCGTGGTCGGGCACGAGGCGATCGGGATCGTGGAGGCGCTCGGCCCGGGTGCCGAGCGGTTCGTGAACACCGGTGACCGCGTGATCCTCGGGCTCGGCGGCACCGGCGGCGGCTACTGGTGCGGGGCGTGCGAGTTCTGCCTGAGCGGCCGCCCGCGCCACTGCGCGCAGAGCAAGGGGATCCTCGGCACGTTCGCGGAGCAGTTCACGGTCTGGGCGCCGTCACTCGTCACGCTGCCCGACAGCGTCGGTGACGACGAGGCACCGCTCGCGTGCGGCGGCCTGACGGCGTACGGCGCGGTCAAGAAGCTGCAGCAGCACGGCGTGCTGCCCGGCCGGCCCGTCGCGATCGTCGGCGCGGCCGGCGGGCTCGGCCACTACGCCGTCCAACTCGCGCGCGAGTTCGGCTACGACGTGATCGGCGTCGACGTCGGCGAGGAGCGTCTCGCGTTCGTGCGCTCGCTCGGGGCGAGCATCGCGGTCGACGCGGCCGACGCGCTCGACGCCGTGCGACGCGAGACGGGCGGCGTCGACGCGTCGCTCGTGTTCTCGGCACGCATGGCGGGGTTCGAGCTCGGCCTCCAACTGCTGCGCAAGACTGGCCTGTTCGTCGGGGTCGGGCTGCCGCCGACGAGCGAGGGCAACATCTCGATCAACCCCTTCGAGTTCTTCTTCAAGGACATCACCCTCGTGTACTCGGCGGTCGGCACGGTCCAGGACATGCGCGAGCTCGTCGCGCTCGCCGCCGCCGGCAAGGTGAGGAGCCACGTGTCCCGTCGCGGCCGCCTGTCGGACCTCCCGGCGATCTTCGACGACCTCGAGGCGAGCCGCTACCTCGGCCGCGCCCTCGTCACCGACCTCGCGAGCTAGGAACCGCCGCAGATGACGCGCACCGAACCAGTCACGAACCGGCACGCCGGCGAGCCGTTCACCGACGACGACGCGCACATCGCCCGCGCGCTCGAGGACGTGAGCATCCCCGTGCTCCTCTGCTCCCTCGTCCACATGACCGGCGACCCGTCGTGGATCCGCGGGCGCCCCCTGCCCGCGCTCGGCTCGTCCGCCAACTTCCAGTGCGGACTG
Above is a window of Acidimicrobiia bacterium DNA encoding:
- a CDS encoding cupin domain-containing protein, whose translation is MDVQPSRPTAKGPDEWFTGAVWIDAIATGRADTALSVAFVRFTPGARTAWHSHAIGQTLSVTEGEGRVQSRGEPVVTIRPGDVVFTPGHEWHWHGAAPDHFMTHLAVSEGDAEWGEHVTDAEYGAPSD
- a CDS encoding class I SAM-dependent methyltransferase encodes the protein MPSVRDARRERERGREPHDFAQRLFTGLPRRYDVLEDVLSLGQNRRWRREMLDHVVPADPAQILDVATGTAGVALELVAQTAGRVVGVDVTDAMLRRGQVNVARADAPDRVQLVLGTAERLPFPDATFDALTFTYLLRYVSDPRDTLRELARVLKPGAPMASLEFHVPPNPFWRFWWWVYTRGVLPAAGALAGRAWFDVGRFLGPNISAHYRAHPVAATLAAWRDAGMEGVDARLMSLGGGVVMWGTRRD
- a CDS encoding VOC family protein, with protein sequence MVVNVRYIVDDVDVAVAFYTEHFGFEVLSQAGPAFADVARGDLRLLLSGPNSSAGRAMADGTRPAPGGWNRIHFVVEDLDAEIDRLTRAGLQPRNPVVTGPGGSQILFPDPSGNLVELFQPAG
- a CDS encoding geranylgeranyl reductase family protein: MAEHRFDALVVGSGPAGSVAALVLARGGARVALVDKAPFPRDKACGDLVGPRGVQLLREVGIDTTGARQAGDMVVAGPTGRSVRLPCFPGTSYPGHAIVSPRTELDARLHDAAVSAGARPYVARAERPVCADGLAGFELSSGDVVTGDVVLGADGATSRVAAAAGLVDDRRVLWGFALRAYVDAEITAPRIHLWEPEPWRALPGYGWAFPGDVEGRANVGLGIGVLADRAAAAPVTRDFDAFLAHLDRTGIVDHARARVARRLGGWLKLGMVGTVPARGRVLLVGDAAGLVNPLQGEGISQAMASGRAAAELVLQGPGVAAARYRRFLAATFLPYQSVAAPFHAALLPHPRAVAATGRLLTAPGIGRAIAGGWSVFWNDLLDGARPGPARTVA
- a CDS encoding zinc-binding dehydrogenase — protein: MKAMRLEDGELHLRDLPTPEPRHDEARVRITTAGVCHSDLHLVRGDWAGIPRSGVVGHEAIGIVEALGPGAERFVNTGDRVILGLGGTGGGYWCGACEFCLSGRPRHCAQSKGILGTFAEQFTVWAPSLVTLPDSVGDDEAPLACGGLTAYGAVKKLQQHGVLPGRPVAIVGAAGGLGHYAVQLAREFGYDVIGVDVGEERLAFVRSLGASIAVDAADALDAVRRETGGVDASLVFSARMAGFELGLQLLRKTGLFVGVGLPPTSEGNISINPFEFFFKDITLVYSAVGTVQDMRELVALAAAGKVRSHVSRRGRLSDLPAIFDDLEASRYLGRALVTDLAS
- a CDS encoding DUF4386 family protein, with amino-acid sequence MSTTHNAGTWDRYAWAAGIVFVVALVAESVIGGSIPINHNDSAAKIATALDAHRTQLLVIAGLSAVYSVAFSIYVWKLYDFLSGSERTRRVAVLVLVGGVLMIALHAVSDLGITGLLGGKLASYSAHHDHGISYTLYLLTFAIDSVGDVFGSIFLAAAGLLTLRGALLPRWIAWVAIVAAVTLFLQAFGLGGLIATFGLVLDLIGFALFLVFVLASSVILMRRETAPRTTAA
- a CDS encoding PPOX class F420-dependent oxidoreductase, giving the protein MTELTAAQIEYLDSQRLGRIATAGADGRPHVVPTSFRYNRELGTIDMGGLHVATTKKYRDVRANGWAAIVVDDLVSTDPWTPRMLEIRGRAEAVPTGGAGFGPGFGDAFIRLYPERVNSFGID
- a CDS encoding PadR family transcriptional regulator; this translates as MRDFRRGAVAVHVLHHAAEDYVHGAWLSEELARHGHRISPGTLYPLLHRMVDAGLLTDHEEVVNGRVLRCYRATRAGRRALTELRRSIGELVEEVAVVPRAAARRSVRSSGST